Below is a window of Propionispora hippei DSM 15287 DNA.
CGAAGTGTTGGGTCTGAAGTGGAAAGGAAATCAAACATTGAAGCCTCTACAAGCGGAAATGATAAGGGTCACGTTTTACCGGACCCCTACAAGATGGGCAGGACAAACCACTCAACAAGAAGGGTTAGTAATTAATGAAGCGGGTCTATACTGCCTAGTTATGCGGAGTAATAAGCCAGAAGCCCAAGCGTTCCAAAACTGGATAGCCTCCGAAGTCCTCCCTAGCATCCGTAAACATGGCATGTACATGACTCCACAAGTCGCAAAAGAAGCCATAGAGGACACCGAAGCCTTCCTAGCGCGTGCCTTGCTTATCGCAAAGGACAAACTAGACAAACTCGAAGCCGAAGTAAAAGAACTCAAACCCAAGGCTCAACATTTCGACGAATACATGGACTACAAAGGCTCCCATTCCTTTACAGATGTAGCGGCATTGTTAGGCATCCATGTAACCGTCCTAACGGCTCAAATGGTCTCCGATGGAATCCTCCGTCGAAACATCAAAGGTGAATTATATCCTCGCAAAGCGTACCAATCAACTCCATATTTCAGAGTAAAGCATACACCTAAGTACATTCAGACACGAGTTACACCTGAAGGACTCAACTGGTTAACCTCAAGGTATTCCAACAGTTTAAAAGTGGTTAACTAAAAGAATGTAATTTATAGGTTCCAAAGGCCAGTCTCGGCGTGGGACTGGCTATTCTTTTACCTTTTAGACCAAACATATGTTCGTATTCAAGGAGGAATGACAAATGGAAAACATGGTAAACAAGTACGGAGAACTTTTCACGGAGCAACTAGAAATTGAGGCATCCTACAAGAAATTCGCAGAGGAACTCTTAAAAAATACTTACGCAGAATCTAAATTAGAAGGGAAAACCGCTGAGACTGCTTTAGGTAAACGCTTAATGAACCATCAATTTGACACTGTTTTTGAGAACGTCAAAGTGTTTGTTGAAACTACCTTGCAACCCAAGCCGGGAGTAAAACCCGCATACATAGGCATCCTTCAGCAACTAGCAGATATTTATGAGGGCAAGGAACGTGACCTCTATACTCTCCTGACGATGGCTACCTTCTCTGTCCTTCTAAACAGCGTATTCCGCAAGGAAACTCGCCTTTCTAACCTAGCACAAACAGTAGCGGCTGAAGTACAGACAGAGGCCCGGATGGAAGCCTTCCTCAAGGCCAATCCCGAGATTGCCGCCTCGGTTCTCCGTGGTATCTCCGAACGTGTTTCCAAGCACTATAAAACCTATTACGCCTACCGCCGTATGGAACATGCGAACTTTTCTTGGAACCCTTGGAGCCTTAAAGATTCTACCCTGTTCGGGGCCAAGTTGATTGAATTGGTCATCCAAGGTAGCGGCTACTTTGAACTCTACGACCACACTGACATGAACGGCAAGGCCGTAACTGAAATCCATCCTACCCAATGGCTCCTTAATACTTGGGCCAAGAACGAAGAGAAACTCATCGCCAAGGCATACCGCATGTGTCCGACTGTCGTTCCTCCTGCTCCTTGGACTACCTTTAAGGATGGCGGCTATTATGGGGAACTCAAGTCCTACTGCACATTCCTTCGGCTCCATGACTTTTCGGTTCCTAACGTATTCACCAAGGAATACATGGCACGTCTGAACCAACTAGACCTGTCAAATGTCCAAGCGGCTATTAACGCTATCCAAGAGACACCTTGGATTATCAATAAGAAAGTCCTGAAAGTAGCCAAGGCAGTTATTGCTCGTGGTGGCGAACTGGCTGGCATCCCTCGCATGGAACCATTACCGGAATTACCTCGCCTCACCGGGGATTATACCGATGAGGAACTCAAGGCCCACAAACAGAAAGCCGTTGAGCGTATCCGCTTGGAGGCCCGGAGAAAATCCAAGGCTATTCGGGCTATCGGACATATTAAAGTCGCTGAAAGATTCAGTAAGTATGAAAGTATTTACTTCCCTTGCAACATGGACTTCCGAGGCCGTGTCTATCCGATTCCTAGTTTCTCATTCCAAGGGGATGACCTGAACAAAGCCCTGCTCCTCTTTGCGGATGCTCCTGCATGTTCATCGTATAAGGACATTGAGTGGCTCATGGTTCACGGTGCTAACCTCGCAGGAGTTGACAAGGTATCCTTCGATGACCGTGTGGCTTGGGTTCGAGACCATGAAGCGCAAATCTTAGACTGCGCCAAAGACCCAATGGGGAACCTCTGGTGGGCCGACCAAGACTCTCCCTTCCAGTTCCTAGCGTTCTGCTTCGAGTGGCAAGCATGGAGAGAACACGAGGCCAAGTTCGGTACTCCTGAAGGCTTCAAGTGCGGAATCCCGGTGGCCTTTGACGGAACCTGCTCTGGTCTTCAGCATTTCTCCGCTATCCTCCGTGACCCTGTGGGTGGCAAGGCCGTAAACCTGCTCCCTGCTGATAAGCCGCAGGACATCTACGGAATGGTCGCAGAGGTAGTCAATGAGCAACTCAAAAAGGATTCTGTCTCTGGTACTCCTGACACCACCGCAGAAGGCAAGAATGGCGAACCATACACCAAGTACGGTACAAAAACACTGGCTCAACAATGGCTGGCCTATGGTGTCAATCGTAAAGTTACCAAGCGTTCTGTAATGACTCTGGCCTATGGCTCCAAGGAGTTCGGATTCCGTGACCAAATCCTTGAGGACACCATTGAACCTGCAATCTTGGAAGGCCGTGGCGGTATGTTCGCTAACCCGAATCAATCCGCAGGATACATGGCGAAACTCATCTGGAACGCTGTGCGGAAAGTCGTTGTCAAGGCCGTAGAAGGTATGGAATGGCTTCAACAAATGGCTCGTCTAGTTTGTAAGGAGGGCCAAGTAGTAACTTGGATGACTCCTATGGGCCTCCCGGTTCAGCAATCCTACATGGTATGCAATTCAGAGGTGTATCGTATGCGTTTCTCTGGCATCGACAAACGGTTCTACTCAGTGAATATTACCGGAGACATCGACAAAAGAGCGCAAGCCCAAGGTATCGCTCCTAACTTCATTCACTCAATGGATGCGGCACACTTGCAACTGACTGTCATCATGGCGAAGGAGGCAGGTATCAACCATTTCTCCATGATTCACGATTCCTACGGTGCGCCTGTAGCCCAAGCAGACAGAATGTTCAAAACAGTCAGAGAAGCGTTCATTAAGATGTACTCTGAGAACAATGTTCTGGAGCAATTCAAGGCTGACATGGAGATGCTCATTGAGAAGGGAGACAAGATTCCTGCTATTCCTTCCAAGGGAACCCTAGACCTCAATGTAGTCCGCGAATCTTTATACACCTTCCACTAATACTTATTCATTGAAATTCTTGTCGAAACCCTATTGACATCTAATTGCGGCACATTACAGAGAAGAGAGATGACTAAAGGTATATCTCAAGGTATATCCTTTAGGATTCTCTCTTTATGTATATTCACTAAAAGTATATTACCCAAGGTATATACCTAAAGAACAACAAGGAGGAACAACAAAATGATTCTACCTAAGTACCTATGCCCTGTCTGTAATAAATCTCATGAGGACTTTGATTCTGCTATGTCTTGTATCAATAGTCATCCAACGCTTGAGAAAGTGGAGACACCTTCGGAACGAGTCGTGGATGCCTTTGAGTATGTAGACGTGACCATGAGCAACGGTGCTGTCTACAGATATAAACGTCTAAGACAGATTGGAGGTGACGATTGGGATGATTGAAGGTAAAACTGCAAGTCAAATCATTATTGATGACCCGGAAGGCTCCGCTAAGACCTCTGCTCACTATCAAGTAGGTTCCAAACAACCTATAGAAATCATGCAGGAGGTCATGAGTCCCGAAGAGTTCCAAGGGTTCCTTCGTGGGAATGTCATCAAGTACGCTCTGCGGCTCGGTCATAAGGACAAGGCCGTGAAAGAAGCGGCGAAGATTGAGCAGTACGCAAAGTGGCTCCGTGAGGCTCTCGAAGGTAAGCAAATCGACCCTCGGAACTAATTGCGGCACATTACAGAGAAATAGTCGCAGATTTTAATTGCGGCACATTACAGAGAAGACCCGTTGGGGTCTTTTAGTTTTTCTAGGAGGTATGAAATGGCACAAGCAAAGACTGAAACAAATCAAACACCAAAAGAAACCCCGAAAGCAACACCAAAGCAGACCAAGAGTGATGCTCCGGTGCTGAAGGTCTTGAAGTTGAAACCAGAGGCCACGGTTCCTGAAAAGAAAACCAATGGCTCCTGCGGCTTAGACCTGCATGTACTGGACAACATTCCTGTCTTCCCTACGCATTTACGCAAGGAGGCATACGTTCTGCACACTGGACTAGCCTTTGAGATTCCTGAAGGCTACCATGTGGAAATTTACCTGCGGTCTTCAACTGGTAAGAACCGCAAATTACGCCTAGCAAATGGCACAGGAATCATTGACAGCGACTACAGAGGCGAAATCATGCTACTGGTCGAGAACGTGGGCCAAGATGTTGAACACGTTTTCCCCGGAGACCGTATCGCTCAGGCAATCCTTGTGAAAGACCCTGAGTTCACTATTGAGGTCGTAGAGTCCCTGTCAGACACCAAAAGAGGCAAAGGTGGCTTCGGCTCCACCGGAAAGAATTAAGGAGGATGTATAAACAATGGCAAAAGCAAATTTCAAACGTGTAACTTCCCCTCGTGGTGAGGCTCTGTATCCCTACCTGAAGGCTCCTGAAGTCTATGAAGGCGAAGAAGTGGGCTACACGATTCAGGTCAAGTTCTCCAAGGAGGACACTGATAAAGTCCTTGCGATTCTGGAAGAAGAACTGGAATCCGCTAAGAACTCCAGTGAGTTCAAAGGCAAACGCTGGTCTAAGGAGCCTCGTATGGGATTCCGTGAAGACCAGAATGGAGATATTGTCTTCAAGTTCAAAACTAAAGCAACTATCAAGACAAAGGCCGGAGACATTGTGAAGCGCACAGTCCCGGTCTTTGATGCTAAAGGAAAGCCTGTGGATGTTACTATCGGCAATGGCTCGGTAGTCCGTGTGGCGTTCCAGATTGTACCTTATTGGAAATCCTCGACCAACAACGGCCTGTCCTTGTACCTCGATGCAGTCCAAGTCATCGAACTGGTTGAGTACAAAGGAGGCGGCAACGCTTCGTCCTTCGGCTTCGGTGAAGAAGATGGATTCGTTGGCAGTGATGCTACTCCGTTTGACGATGAAGAAGATGCTGTGACTCCGGGCGATGTTGGCGATGAGGAGTTCTAATTTTGGCTACAAAGAGAACCTTTAGTCGCCGTGGTGGGTGGTCGGAACATGTCACGTCCACCTACCGCTCTGGCCTTGAAGAAGGTATTGCAGGACAACTTGAAAACGCCGGGGTTCCTGTGGCCTTTGAAAAGTATTACCTTGAGTACACTATCCCGGCAAGTGTCCATAAGTACACACCGGACTTCCTGCTCCCTAACGGAATCATTGTCGAATCCAAGGGACTGTTTGAGTCCGAAGACCGAAAGAAACATCTCCTCGTCAAAGCACAATACCCACACTTGGACATTAGGTTCATCTTCTCGAACCCCAACCAGAAACTCTACAAAGGTAGCCCTACGACTTATGCCATGTGGTGTGAGAAGTACGGCTTTTTGTATGCTAAGAAGTTGATTCCTCTGGCGTGGCTCAAGGAGAAACCGAAAGATACTACCGGATTACAGACCAAGAAAGGAGGAAAATCGTGAAGTTCAGGACTAGAAAATCCACGGACTTCCTGTATATCCACTTAAAGGACACAGGAGGTCTTTCCGTTCCTGAACTGCGTAGAGCGGCTCGTAAAGTAGGAAAACTGGATGTCGATTATCACTATGTAGTTCAGGACAATGGCGTGGTGGAACAAGGGAGGGAGCAATATGTAGTCGCTGGTTATGAGTTTGAGAACAGCGAGAATAGTATCTACGTTCTGGTGGATACCGGAGAAAATGACCGTCTGAGCGATGCTCAAAAAGTGGCACTACAAGACCTTATGGATTCCATTTACGCAACTTATCCCAACGTAAAAACAATCATGGAGTAAAAGGAGGGAGACAATGGAGGACTCAACAATAATCCGGGCGCACATCCCCTGCCCTGACTGCGGTTCAAGCGATGCCATGTGTGAGTATAGCGATGGTCATACCTTCTGCTTCTCCTGCGAGACACACCACCACGGCAACGACACTGAAACCAAAGGAG
It encodes the following:
- a CDS encoding phage antirepressor KilAC domain-containing protein; translation: MKNSVNQIQKVFEYQGGHKVRTVVIDGEPWFVAKDVCEVLGLKWKGNQTLKPLQAEMIRVTFYRTPTRWAGQTTQQEGLVINEAGLYCLVMRSNKPEAQAFQNWIASEVLPSIRKHGMYMTPQVAKEAIEDTEAFLARALLIAKDKLDKLEAEVKELKPKAQHFDEYMDYKGSHSFTDVAALLGIHVTVLTAQMVSDGILRRNIKGELYPRKAYQSTPYFRVKHTPKYIQTRVTPEGLNWLTSRYSNSLKVVN
- a CDS encoding DNA-directed RNA polymerase, which encodes MENMVNKYGELFTEQLEIEASYKKFAEELLKNTYAESKLEGKTAETALGKRLMNHQFDTVFENVKVFVETTLQPKPGVKPAYIGILQQLADIYEGKERDLYTLLTMATFSVLLNSVFRKETRLSNLAQTVAAEVQTEARMEAFLKANPEIAASVLRGISERVSKHYKTYYAYRRMEHANFSWNPWSLKDSTLFGAKLIELVIQGSGYFELYDHTDMNGKAVTEIHPTQWLLNTWAKNEEKLIAKAYRMCPTVVPPAPWTTFKDGGYYGELKSYCTFLRLHDFSVPNVFTKEYMARLNQLDLSNVQAAINAIQETPWIINKKVLKVAKAVIARGGELAGIPRMEPLPELPRLTGDYTDEELKAHKQKAVERIRLEARRKSKAIRAIGHIKVAERFSKYESIYFPCNMDFRGRVYPIPSFSFQGDDLNKALLLFADAPACSSYKDIEWLMVHGANLAGVDKVSFDDRVAWVRDHEAQILDCAKDPMGNLWWADQDSPFQFLAFCFEWQAWREHEAKFGTPEGFKCGIPVAFDGTCSGLQHFSAILRDPVGGKAVNLLPADKPQDIYGMVAEVVNEQLKKDSVSGTPDTTAEGKNGEPYTKYGTKTLAQQWLAYGVNRKVTKRSVMTLAYGSKEFGFRDQILEDTIEPAILEGRGGMFANPNQSAGYMAKLIWNAVRKVVVKAVEGMEWLQQMARLVCKEGQVVTWMTPMGLPVQQSYMVCNSEVYRMRFSGIDKRFYSVNITGDIDKRAQAQGIAPNFIHSMDAAHLQLTVIMAKEAGINHFSMIHDSYGAPVAQADRMFKTVREAFIKMYSENNVLEQFKADMEMLIEKGDKIPAIPSKGTLDLNVVRESLYTFH
- a CDS encoding DUF3310 domain-containing protein, with protein sequence MIEGKTASQIIIDDPEGSAKTSAHYQVGSKQPIEIMQEVMSPEEFQGFLRGNVIKYALRLGHKDKAVKEAAKIEQYAKWLREALEGKQIDPRN
- the dut gene encoding dUTP diphosphatase; translation: MAQAKTETNQTPKETPKATPKQTKSDAPVLKVLKLKPEATVPEKKTNGSCGLDLHVLDNIPVFPTHLRKEAYVLHTGLAFEIPEGYHVEIYLRSSTGKNRKLRLANGTGIIDSDYRGEIMLLVENVGQDVEHVFPGDRIAQAILVKDPEFTIEVVESLSDTKRGKGGFGSTGKN
- a CDS encoding DUF2815 family protein — protein: MAKANFKRVTSPRGEALYPYLKAPEVYEGEEVGYTIQVKFSKEDTDKVLAILEEELESAKNSSEFKGKRWSKEPRMGFREDQNGDIVFKFKTKATIKTKAGDIVKRTVPVFDAKGKPVDVTIGNGSVVRVAFQIVPYWKSSTNNGLSLYLDAVQVIELVEYKGGGNASSFGFGEEDGFVGSDATPFDDEEDAVTPGDVGDEEF
- a CDS encoding endonuclease I, with product MATKRTFSRRGGWSEHVTSTYRSGLEEGIAGQLENAGVPVAFEKYYLEYTIPASVHKYTPDFLLPNGIIVESKGLFESEDRKKHLLVKAQYPHLDIRFIFSNPNQKLYKGSPTTYAMWCEKYGFLYAKKLIPLAWLKEKPKDTTGLQTKKGGKS
- a CDS encoding peptidoglycan recognition protein family protein, whose amino-acid sequence is MKFRTRKSTDFLYIHLKDTGGLSVPELRRAARKVGKLDVDYHYVVQDNGVVEQGREQYVVAGYEFENSENSIYVLVDTGENDRLSDAQKVALQDLMDSIYATYPNVKTIME